The following are encoded together in the Nitrospiria bacterium genome:
- a CDS encoding 7-cyano-7-deazaguanine synthase: protein MENESRSTPQGNQVCVLISGGLDSCILVEQLRKAYAKVHPLYIRTGLLWEDTELSWLRRFLEATAQAAVAPLSVLDLPMADVYGSHWGINGQNIPDGQSPDESVYLPGRNIILLSKAAVFCSMNHIGTMAIGVLKGNPFPDGSLPFLKRFGEILSTGLNFSLEVIAPFSTLSKEGVLERGGDLPLHLTFSCISPVDGYHCGDCNKCAERIKGFAYLNQVDQTEYGSKSGRKSHG, encoded by the coding sequence ATGGAAAACGAATCTAGATCAACCCCGCAAGGGAATCAGGTCTGTGTTTTAATCAGCGGTGGTTTGGATAGCTGTATTCTTGTTGAGCAACTGAGAAAAGCCTATGCGAAGGTCCACCCATTGTATATTCGAACCGGCCTCCTATGGGAAGACACCGAGCTTTCCTGGCTGAGGCGTTTTTTGGAAGCAACGGCACAGGCTGCGGTTGCTCCTCTTTCGGTTTTGGATTTGCCCATGGCGGATGTCTATGGCTCTCATTGGGGGATCAATGGGCAGAATATTCCCGATGGTCAATCACCCGATGAATCGGTCTATCTTCCCGGAAGGAATATTATTCTTCTATCCAAAGCCGCTGTTTTCTGCAGTATGAATCATATTGGGACCATGGCCATTGGGGTATTGAAAGGAAACCCTTTTCCCGATGGGTCCCTCCCTTTCCTAAAGAGGTTTGGGGAGATATTATCCACAGGGCTTAATTTTTCTTTGGAGGTGATCGCTCCTTTTTCAACGCTTTCCAAAGAGGGGGTATTGGAGCGGGGGGGGGATTTGCCATTGCATCTTACCTTTTCCTGTATTTCTCCAGTGGACGGTTACCATTGCGGAGATTGCAACAAATGCGCCGAGAGGATAAAAGGTTTTGCTTACCTGAATCAGGTGGATCAAACCGAGTATGGGTCTAAATCAGGAAGGAAATCACATGGTTGA
- a CDS encoding histone deacetylase produces the protein MVEKIKGEKTQTGFITHPIYLQHDTGFSHPERPDRLKAILSRLEKNGVLKHLIQVNPEPASLKWVEEVHTPQHVNLIRVSASGKGIHYMDPDTPVSPNSFNAALVAAGGLLGAVDGVMKGQYRNAFCAVRPPGHHAESQRAMGFCLFNNVAVAARYIQKQYELERVAIIDWDVHHGNGTQYIFYDDPTVLYISTHQFPLYPGTGREEEEGLGEGKGFTLNCPMEAGLGDKEYETVFDRIILPKLETFRPQFILISAGFDAHRGDPLAGMNVSSNGFGRFTQSVVGVANSLCEGRIVSCLEGGYDLHALAESVERHIMKLMETK, from the coding sequence ATGGTTGAAAAAATAAAAGGGGAAAAAACCCAAACAGGGTTCATTACACACCCCATTTATTTACAGCACGATACGGGTTTCTCCCACCCTGAGAGACCAGACCGTTTGAAAGCCATCCTTTCTCGTTTGGAAAAAAATGGGGTCCTGAAACATCTCATTCAGGTCAACCCCGAACCGGCTTCTTTGAAATGGGTCGAAGAGGTTCATACCCCACAGCATGTCAATCTTATCCGTGTGTCTGCTTCGGGGAAAGGGATCCACTATATGGATCCGGATACACCGGTATCTCCCAATTCTTTTAACGCAGCCTTGGTAGCCGCAGGAGGACTCCTCGGCGCGGTGGATGGCGTCATGAAAGGCCAATACCGAAATGCCTTTTGTGCGGTTCGCCCTCCGGGACATCATGCGGAATCCCAGCGGGCCATGGGGTTTTGCCTGTTTAATAATGTGGCTGTGGCCGCTCGTTATATTCAAAAACAATATGAACTGGAAAGGGTCGCCATAATTGACTGGGATGTTCATCATGGGAATGGAACCCAATATATTTTCTATGATGATCCCACGGTTTTATATATCAGTACCCATCAGTTTCCTCTCTATCCGGGGACCGGACGGGAGGAAGAGGAAGGATTAGGGGAGGGGAAAGGTTTTACTTTAAATTGTCCAATGGAAGCGGGCCTTGGGGATAAAGAATATGAAACGGTTTTTGACCGGATCATTTTACCCAAACTGGAAACGTTTCGTCCCCAATTTATTCTTATTTCAGCGGGTTTTGATGCCCACCGGGGTGATCCTTTGGCGGGAATGAATGTTTCCTCCAATGGGTTTGGACGATTTACCCAATCGGTTGTTGGGGTGGCCAACTCCTTATGTGAGGGAAGAATCGTTTCCTGTCTGGAAGGAGGGTATGACCTTCATGCGCTTGCCGAATCGGTGGAACGGCATATAATGAAATTAATGGAAACTAAGTAA
- a CDS encoding VOC family protein — protein sequence MIKKLLHTRMRVSNLEETIKFYTEVLGLKVVERHQSPRGSKLAFLEVPGSDEQIELCSFPSSGPVQVQEDLVHLAFQVENLDESIADLKRKGVEITDGPTVTSSGNRFAFIDAPDRYEVELIEVKSKKMV from the coding sequence ATGATTAAAAAACTTTTACATACCAGAATGCGGGTGAGCAATCTGGAAGAAACCATTAAATTTTATACAGAGGTTTTAGGATTAAAAGTGGTGGAACGGCATCAGTCTCCCCGTGGTTCCAAATTGGCTTTTCTGGAGGTGCCGGGAAGTGATGAGCAGATTGAGTTGTGTTCTTTCCCCTCCAGCGGTCCGGTACAGGTTCAGGAAGATTTGGTTCATCTGGCTTTTCAGGTTGAAAATCTGGATGAGAGCATTGCCGATTTAAAGAGGAAAGGGGTGGAGATTACCGATGGTCCAACCGTTACCTCGTCAGGAAACCGCTTTGCTTTTATCGATGCCCCTGACCGTTATGAAGTGGAATTGATTGAAGTGAAAAGTAAGAAGATGGTTTGA
- a CDS encoding molybdopterin-dependent oxidoreductase, which translates to MGRGFFPASDGNGSTPSRSRLCLFTSYDGYTTNLPLSVCNDEDVMLAYQWNGQRLTKEYGGPVRMLVPKKFGWKSAKWVKEIEFLIRDRLGFWEVRGYSNTADPWTEDRYS; encoded by the coding sequence CTGGGAAGGGGTTTCTTTCCGGCATCTGATGGAAACGGTTCAACCCCTTCCCGAAGCCGTCTTTGTCTATTCACCAGTTATGATGGGTATACCACTAACCTTCCTCTGAGTGTCTGTAATGATGAAGATGTAATGCTGGCTTACCAATGGAACGGTCAGCGCCTAACCAAAGAATACGGGGGCCCGGTCCGGATGCTGGTTCCCAAAAAATTTGGCTGGAAAAGTGCAAAATGGGTAAAGGAAATTGAATTTTTAATCCGGGACCGTTTGGGATTCTGGGAGGTTCGGGGTTATTCCAATACCGCGGACCCTTGGACTGAGGATCGGTACTCATAA
- a CDS encoding molybdopterin-dependent oxidoreductase yields the protein MDSDEKKKERLIAKKEEWAREKRGLSQQAREEGVWVRQNPLGRPTVKSKLPPGQHLVQGFPVLDLGTHPEIPLESWQLTITGLVNRPVTWTWKDFEALPKTQDTSDFHCVTTWSTFDNRWEGVSFRHLMETVQPLPEAVFVYSPVMMGIPLTFL from the coding sequence ATGGACTCAGACGAAAAGAAAAAAGAAAGACTGATCGCCAAAAAAGAAGAATGGGCCAGGGAGAAAAGGGGATTGTCCCAGCAGGCCCGTGAAGAAGGGGTTTGGGTCCGGCAAAATCCTTTGGGAAGGCCAACGGTCAAATCCAAACTTCCCCCCGGCCAGCACTTGGTTCAAGGCTTTCCTGTTCTGGACTTGGGAACACACCCCGAGATTCCCTTGGAAAGCTGGCAACTCACCATCACAGGTTTAGTCAACCGCCCTGTGACCTGGACCTGGAAAGATTTTGAAGCACTCCCAAAAACTCAGGACACCTCTGACTTTCATTGTGTGACCACCTGGAGCACTTTCGACAACCGCTGGGAAGGGGTTTCTTTCCGGCATCTGATGGAAACGGTTCAACCCCTTCCCGAAGCCGTCTTTGTCTATTCACCAGTTATGATGGGTATACCACTAACCTTCCTCTGA
- the pdhA gene encoding pyruvate dehydrogenase (acetyl-transferring) E1 component subunit alpha, translating to MAQHLQKFPKEELIKMYRDMLLIRRFEEKSAEMYALGKIGGFCHLYIGQEAVAVGAMAAIREDDYVLTAYRDHGHALAKGSDPKAIMAELFGKETGVSKGKGGSMHLFDVKRNFLGGYAIVGGHIGLAVGVGFAINYQKHDQVVLCFFGEGAVNSGMFHEALNMAALWKLPVIFICENNRYGMGTPVERASSLYDISQTACAYEMKRDQVDGMDVLEIRDHVKKAVDVARDKHLPTFLEARTYRFMGHSMSDPSHGHYRTKEEIDEQKKRDPILLLQKKLIRDKIVDPSQFKQIEKEVQTEVTESVNFSEKSAFPPESSLEEDVFS from the coding sequence ATGGCCCAGCATCTTCAAAAATTTCCTAAAGAAGAGCTGATCAAAATGTACCGGGATATGCTTCTCATTCGACGGTTTGAGGAAAAGTCGGCTGAGATGTATGCCTTGGGAAAGATCGGGGGGTTTTGCCATTTATATATCGGGCAGGAGGCGGTGGCGGTGGGTGCCATGGCGGCCATCAGAGAGGATGATTATGTTCTGACCGCTTATCGTGATCATGGCCATGCCCTTGCAAAGGGGTCTGATCCGAAAGCCATCATGGCGGAGCTTTTTGGAAAAGAAACGGGGGTGTCTAAAGGAAAAGGCGGCTCCATGCACCTGTTTGATGTGAAAAGAAATTTTCTTGGAGGGTATGCCATTGTTGGGGGACATATCGGCCTTGCCGTTGGAGTGGGGTTTGCGATTAATTACCAGAAACACGATCAAGTGGTTTTATGTTTTTTTGGAGAAGGTGCGGTGAATTCCGGAATGTTTCACGAGGCCTTAAATATGGCCGCTTTGTGGAAACTTCCGGTGATTTTTATTTGCGAAAATAACCGTTATGGAATGGGAACCCCAGTAGAAAGGGCGTCTTCCTTATATGATATTTCTCAAACGGCTTGTGCGTATGAGATGAAAAGGGACCAAGTGGACGGAATGGACGTATTAGAAATCCGGGACCATGTCAAAAAAGCCGTTGACGTTGCAAGAGACAAGCATCTTCCTACATTTCTAGAAGCGCGGACCTACCGTTTTATGGGACATTCTATGTCCGATCCTTCCCATGGGCATTACCGGACCAAAGAGGAGATCGATGAGCAGAAAAAACGGGACCCCATCCTTCTTCTTCAAAAGAAACTAATCAGAGACAAAATCGTAGACCCTTCCCAATTCAAACAGATTGAAAAAGAGGTTCAAACAGAGGTGACGGAATCCGTGAATTTTTCTGAGAAGAGTGCTTTCCCTCCGGAGAGTTCACTGGAAGAAGACGTGTTTTCTTAA